The region TTTTATGTGGTTTACTTTTAATGAAGATTCTAGGAGTACTAAAGATTTATTTATTGATTCAGATATTTTAATTTTAGTAGGTTTTTTATCAACTTTAATAAAACTTCTAAAATCATCTATAGTTTTGGATAAATAATCAGCTTGAACTAAAATTTTTTCTAAAGAGGCATTTAACTCCTTTTTTTCTATTTTTTCATCATATTCAAGTTTTAAGCTTATTCCACTAACAATTGTTGTTATAACACTCAAAGGTTGTCTCCACTGATGTGCTATATTTCCAATCATTTCACCCATAGAAACTAATTTTGATTGTTCATAGGAAAGTTTATCTCTCTTTTTTATCTCATTTTGTTCTTCTAATATTATATTTTTTTGTTCTTCTATTTTTTTCGCAAGATTATTGTTTAAATCTTTTAGCTCATCCTCAGTTTGAATCATTCTATTTACAGATGGTATAACAATAAGTAAAGCTTCAAGAAATATTGTTAACAAAGTTCCAAATAAAATCAATAACTCTCTATCTTTTAATTTATTTGTATACTCTTCACTCTCATTTTCAAATCTATTTACAACTAAATCTAAAGTTGGTAATAATTCAAATGAATATTTTTGTATTGCTTCAACAATATATTTATTATCTAAATTATCAAGGAAAGTTTCTAAAAGTGAAATGTAATTTTTTACTCTAATATCTAAATTATGTTCTTTTTCTAAATAAATCTTTTTTAGCTCTTTACTTCTTGTATTATATAACAAAAATCCATGATCAGACTTCATTGTAGTTATTAACTCTTTTAAATGATTTAATAGATTTTTGTCTTTAGTTTCATAAACTCTTTTTACCATAAGAGTTGTTTTTTGAGATAACATTCTTTGCTTACCACTGACATTAATCAATTTCGCATATATCTCTTGAGTGTTTATTAATTGATTCATTGTAAAAAAGGCAAAAAAAGCCCAAAATATTAATGAAAAAATTAAAATTGCATATGTTATTTTAATATTTAATATTGTTTTCATAATATATCCTGAGTTTATTATATAATAAAAAAACAATTATCTTGATTATATTTTTATACGAATTAAACTATTTAACTAACTACTGTAATTCTATTTTTCCCCTCATTTTTTGATTTATACATAGCATTATCTACTCTTAATAGTAAATTTTCTTTAGTATCAGTACTATTTACCATAGTTAAACCAAAACTTGCAGTAACATTATAAGAGCAAAGATTTGTTAATTCTAAATCCTCTTCAATTGATTTTCTAAGCTTTTCACATATAATTTTACTATCTTCTAAAGATGAATCTATTAAAGCTATAATAAATTCTTCTCCACCCCATCTTGCTATTAAATCTGTTTGTCTAATATTTTCATTTAATATAGTTGCTATTCGTTTTAATACCACATCACCTTTTTGATGACCTAATTTATCATTTATATTTTTAAAATTATCGATATCTAAAAACACCAATCCTATATCATTTTCCCTTCTTTTTTGAAGCAATATTTGAGCACTTAACTTCTCTTCAAAAGTACGTCTGTTATGTATTTTTGTTAATGAATCATAAGTTGAAAGATATTCAAGTTTTTTACTATAATTTTTTATTAAAAAAAAGATAAATAAAGAGATAATAAAAGTAATAGATATTGAACCAAAAAGATTAAAATAAAATACCTTTTGCACATCCTGTGTAAAATCATCTAAGTTTGCTTCTACTGTTAAATATAAATTTAATTCTGATATATATTTAGTATTCAAAATATATTTATGACCATCTCTTTCATATTCGATTGTATTTGGCTTTTTTGATAAAATTAGCTCTTTATAATTTTTTAATACTTCATATTCACCAATATTTTTATGCTTATTTATATTTCTTTCTGATAAAACAATCTTTCCATTTTCATTAAAAAATGTAACAATAAATTTATGTTTAAATCTAAAAGATTTTAGTAAATCATCTATATATGAAATTTTTAATGCAACACCAGTAGCACCTAAAAAATGATAATTATGATCAAATATTTTATAATTTATAAACATTATTAAATTATTAGATAGATGCTCATTAAAATCTAAGTTTATCTCATGTTTTTCTTCTATATTTTTAAAATCAAAATACCACTTATTGTTTTTATTAGTTTTATCAATTTTTTCAATAAAACCATTTTGGGTATAATACCTTTTTGTTTTATCTGACACTAAAAAGGTATTAAACATATTATATTTATTTTTTATAGCCTCTAGATATCTTACAATTTTATCACTATTTTTCTCTTCATTTATTAACCAATCTTGAACAAAGGTGTCATTAGCCATTAAAGAAGAAACTAGATATGGTTGAATAATACTTTTTTGAATATCAGTATAGATATTATCCAAAGATAAGGGTAATGATTGATTTTTCAGTTGACTTTGAGCATTATTTAAAGATACAACATAATTTATAACTGAAATTGATACTGACAAAATTATAAGTAAAGTGGTAATTATAAAAACAATTTTATATTTTGATTTTATTATCATAATCTCTCTTTTTATATTTTTATTATTGTAGCTTTTTCTTGATTACAATCAATATTAATAATTTTGTTTTTTGCTACAATAAAAGAAAATTTAAGGAATCTAATGCTACTTGACAAAAATAACTTACCTTTAGTATCAATGGAATTTATGAATGAAGTACATTTTGAAGATATAGCTATTATCAATGAATTGTATGAATTAATTATACAATACGAGGAAAATGTAAATATCAATAATGAAGAAAAAGTAAACACAAAATACATGCAATGGTATAACCATACAGTAAAACACTTTGAAAGAGAAGAGATACAAATGATTGAAAAAGGTTTTCCACCTTATCATATGCATAAAGCTGAACATGAAAATGCATTAAATCTTATGAATCAGATTTTCAAAAAATGGGAAGAAACAAAAGATATCAAAATATTAAAACAATATTTAACAGAAGATTTGCCTAAATGGTTAATAAATCATATTCAAACTATGGATACAGTAACAGCAATGTTTTTAAAAACTGGATTAAGTCCTTGTAGTGCACACTAAAAAAAGGAAGATTAGAGAAAGCGGTTAATCTTCCTTTTTAGAATTTACTTTGACATGTATGCTTAAAATAATTATAGCTTAGAATTAATTTTTCTTTTTCTTTTTTCTGTACAAAAAATATACTTTTTAAAAACTATTCAAAATCAAATGTGATTTTTATTGATAAAATTAATCTATTTTAGAAATATGATTGGTTAAATATAAGTGGAGCGGGAAACGAGACTCGAACTCGCGACAATCTGCTTGGAAGGCAGAGGCTCTAGCCAACTGAGCTATTCCCGCAATAGAGTTTATTTATAAGATGGTGGGTCATGAAGGACTCGAACCTTCGACCACTCGGTTATGAGCCGAGTGCTCTAACCAGCTGAGCTAATGACCCAACTGTATAAACAAACTCAAAATGGCGGACAAGGAGGGATTCGAACCCTCGGTACCGTTGCCAGTACGCATCCTTAGCAGGGATGTGGTTTCAGCCAACTCACCCACTTGTCCTCGTTTTAGGGTTGTAATTTTACTTCCTTTGTACTTAAATATCTCTTAATTTTATAACTTTTTTTATGAATAATTATATTCATTATAGAAATTTCATTAATTACTTTAAGTTACTAGGGTGTATAATTTTTGAAAGAAGGATATGTTATGGACAATAAATTCAAAAAAATAGTTCCATTTTTAACAATTCTTTTAACAATAACTTTTATATTAGGTTCATATTTTTTATATAAGAATGAAGTTGAAAATATAAAAGAACGCTCTTATAGTCGAATAAATCATAGTATTTATCATTTGAAAGAATATTTTTCTATATCAGAATCTTTTTTATTTGCGATGAAATATACTATTGAAGATAAATTAAATAATCATTGTCCTTGTAGTCATCCAAAATATAAAGATATAAATTTTGATTCAAATCTTTTTTCTTTGGAAAATAAAGACTCAATTTTAATTGGTACTAAGAAAAATTCAATAAATTTATTCAAAAATGAGATAAATGGTACTCTTTATTTAAAACCAATTTTTTTGGCAGCACAAAAAATATTACCTGATTTAAAAAAAATATATTATAAATCAAAAAATAAATTTATTTTTGTATCACCAGATTTAAATATAAA is a window of Halarcobacter sp. DNA encoding:
- a CDS encoding ATP-binding protein; the encoded protein is MKTILNIKITYAILIFSLIFWAFFAFFTMNQLINTQEIYAKLINVSGKQRMLSQKTTLMVKRVYETKDKNLLNHLKELITTMKSDHGFLLYNTRSKELKKIYLEKEHNLDIRVKNYISLLETFLDNLDNKYIVEAIQKYSFELLPTLDLVVNRFENESEEYTNKLKDRELLILFGTLLTIFLEALLIVIPSVNRMIQTEDELKDLNNNLAKKIEEQKNIILEEQNEIKKRDKLSYEQSKLVSMGEMIGNIAHQWRQPLSVITTIVSGISLKLEYDEKIEKKELNASLEKILVQADYLSKTIDDFRSFIKVDKKPTKIKISESINKSLVLLESSLKVNHIKVDVSIDEDLSMLGNVNELSQVIINILKNAKDVLINLDEEDSQRLIFIKTEKTKDNKFIISILDNGGGIKEEIINRIFEPYFTTKHSTIGTGIGLSMCDKIIRERYRGNITVENKTFYYEKEKYIGALFKIIFYR
- a CDS encoding hemerythrin family protein; its protein translation is MLLDKNNLPLVSMEFMNEVHFEDIAIINELYELIIQYEENVNINNEEKVNTKYMQWYNHTVKHFEREEIQMIEKGFPPYHMHKAEHENALNLMNQIFKKWEETKDIKILKQYLTEDLPKWLINHIQTMDTVTAMFLKTGLSPCSAH
- a CDS encoding sensor domain-containing diguanylate cyclase, translated to MIIKSKYKIVFIITTLLIILSVSISVINYVVSLNNAQSQLKNQSLPLSLDNIYTDIQKSIIQPYLVSSLMANDTFVQDWLINEEKNSDKIVRYLEAIKNKYNMFNTFLVSDKTKRYYTQNGFIEKIDKTNKNNKWYFDFKNIEEKHEINLDFNEHLSNNLIMFINYKIFDHNYHFLGATGVALKISYIDDLLKSFRFKHKFIVTFFNENGKIVLSERNINKHKNIGEYEVLKNYKELILSKKPNTIEYERDGHKYILNTKYISELNLYLTVEANLDDFTQDVQKVFYFNLFGSISITFIISLFIFFLIKNYSKKLEYLSTYDSLTKIHNRRTFEEKLSAQILLQKRRENDIGLVFLDIDNFKNINDKLGHQKGDVVLKRIATILNENIRQTDLIARWGGEEFIIALIDSSLEDSKIICEKLRKSIEEDLELTNLCSYNVTASFGLTMVNSTDTKENLLLRVDNAMYKSKNEGKNRITVVS